The following coding sequences lie in one Musa acuminata AAA Group cultivar baxijiao chromosome BXJ3-1, Cavendish_Baxijiao_AAA, whole genome shotgun sequence genomic window:
- the LOC103973803 gene encoding geranylgeranyl pyrophosphate synthase 7, chloroplastic: MASLTRCLYCTGEGPRAHLLSLSLSPSAFRLGPPLLTPALGKPAAAHRRRPDPPRVVVADASPLFAAEPATAAAFDFKGYMLQKAAAVERALDEAVPLAHPERVHEAMRYSLLAGGKRIRPVLCLAACELVGGRDAWAMPAAVAVEMIHTMSLIHDDLPCMDNDDLRRGRPSCHRAFDEPIAVLAGDALVSFAFALLADPSSYPADASVTTDRIVCAVGELASCGGVKGLVAGQVADIEATGPGAPASLDQLKFIHLRKTAALMEASVVIGAIVGGASDDQIERLRQYARCIGLLFQVVDDILDVTKLSEELGKTAGKDVASGKTTYPKLLGLERSREFAERLLNDSKEQLAGFDPTKTAPLLHLADYTAYRQK, from the coding sequence ATGGCTTCGCTCACACGTTGCTTATACTGCACCGGAGAGGGACCCAGGGCccacctcctctccctctccctctccccctccgcCTTCCGCCTTGGGCCCCCTCTGCTGACGCCGGCCCTCGGGAAGCCAGCCGCTGCCCACCGCCGCCGCCCTGATCCGCCCCGGGTGGTGGTGGCCGACGCCTCACCGCTTTTCGCGGCGGAACCGGCCACTGCGGCGGCCTTCGACTTCAAGGGCTACATGCTCCAGAAGGCGGCGGCCGTCGAGCGCGCCCTCGACGAGGCCGTGCCGCTCGCGCACCCGGAGCGCGTCCACGAGGCAATGCGCTACTCCCTCCTCGCTGGCGGCAAACGCATCCGCCCCGTTCTCTGCCTCGCGGCCTGCGAGCTAGTCGGCGGCCGGGACGCCTGGGCGATGCCCGCCGCCGTCGCCGTCGAGATGATCCACACCATGTCCCTCATCCACGACGACCTCCCCTGCATGGACAACGACGACCTCCGGCGCGGCCGCCCCTCCTGCCACCGCGCCTTCGACGAGCCCATCGCCGTCCTTGCCGGCGACGCCCTCGTTTCCTTCGCCTTCGCCCTCCTGGCGGACCCGTCCTCCTACCCCGCCGATGCATCCGTGACCACTGACCGGATCGTCTGTGCAGTCGGCGAACTCGCTAGCTGCGGAGGCGTCAAGGGCCTGGTCGCGGGCCAAGTGGCCGACATCGAGGCCACCGGGCCGGGAGCCCCGGCCAGCCTCGACCAGCTCAAGTTTATCCACCTGCGCAAGACCGCTGCTCTGATGGAGGCGTCGGTGGTCATCGGCGCCATTGTGGGAGGCGCCTCCGATGACCAGATCGAGCGGCTGAGACAATACGCGAGGTGCATCGGGCTGTTGTTCCAGGTGGTTGACGACATCCTCGACGTGACCAAATTGTCGGAGGAGCTTGGGAAGACGGCAGGGAAGGATGTGGCCAGCGGGAAGACGACATATCCAAAGCTGTTGGGGTTGGAAAGGTCAAGGGAGTTTGCTGAGAGACTGCTAAACGATTCCAAGGAGCAGCTTGCGGGATTTGATCCGACGAAGACGGCGCCTTTGCTACATCTGGCAGATTACACCGCCTACCGCCAGAAGTAG